The following is a genomic window from Streptomyces sp. BHT-5-2.
CCGCGCAATGATCCATACCCGTAGCCATCGCTCCACGGCTCGCAGTCTGCCAGCAAGCGATGAATCCCCGATGAAATCGAGATCCGTCGGCCGCAGGGGAACGTCAAATTTTGTGATCTCGGTGTGGAGTCCGGCCCGGGCCTGCTCGGCGCCTGAGACGTCATCCGTGTTCCGCACGTGATCGTTTGGAACCTTCCGAGAACTTGTTCCACGAGACGTGCCGCGTCCCGCCGCCGCGACCGGATCGGCGTAAACGCCCGTGCAGAGTACTCATTCGGAGGGTGCGGTATCCCGCGAGGCCGCGCTCGACACAACTGTCTCTCGGGCTCGCTGAGCAGCCGCCCGGTCGAGGCTCATCGTGAAACGGTCACGCCGTGATGTCACAACGGCCAGCACGCCAATGGCGATCAGCGACCAGCCGCCCGAGACCGGTTCCAGTACTGCCACCGGGATTCCGAGTGCCAGCAGGATCCATCCGGCCTCCACCGGCATCGTGCCCGTGGCAATCACGGACCTCCTGGCAAGGAGCCCAAGACCGAAGAAGGCAATCCCGCTGATCATGAACCACAGGGCCATCATGCGGGCATCGTCGTCGTTGCGGACCGTGTTCCACAGCCCGCCGGAGACGATGCCGCTCCAGCGCGAGTACGCGGCGATGCCGCCCACCGTCATGTGCACCACAGCCGCAGCGAGCATCAGTCGGGGCACCCACAGGCGGAGACCTCTGGCGTTGGGCTTACGGGATTCCGGGCGTGCGTAGGCATTCATGACACTGTGTTCCTTCCGGACGGGGGACGCACCTCGGTCGCCTGCGAAGTCAGGAGGTCGGCCGGTCCAGGAGCGGCAGCAGCAGCTCGTACATGCCGTGCAGCTCTGATTTCGGGAGCGGGGGCAGGAGATGCTCTGCCCCGACCAACATCAGATAGAGCATCTTGGCCATTTGGTCCGGTCTTCCGTGGCCGGCCTGTTCGCACAGATCCCGCAGATATCCGATGCGGGTAGCGTCGACACGCTCCTGCACCCGCGCCGCTTCCGGATCCTGTTTCGCCCAGGCCCGCATCGCGACCTCCAGCGACGGACTGGCGCCCTTGGTCGCTTCCGCCATGAGCCTGTCCAGCCGCTCCCTGGCGGGCAGCGTGTCGGACGCTTCCACCCCATTGATGATCGCCGTGGTGCACCTGGCTTCGAAGTGGTCGAGCAGTCTGGTCCGGTACTTCGGCATCGATCCGAAGTGGTGGTAGAAGGCGCCCTTCGACATGCCCATGCGCTTGCACAGTTGCTCCAGCGTGACCGCCGGGGCACCCTGCTCCGCCAGCAGCAGCAAACCTTGATCCAGCCATGCCGATCTCTCTGCGCTCACCCTGGCTCCGTCCTCTCCATACCAAAAGGTTTGGTATGGAGAAGGCTAACACGCGTGTCCGAAGCGCTCGCCTCTCCCCCGTCGCCTGGCACCTCCGTACGACGAAGGGTGACGCCTACCACCGGGTCTGTGCCGTGAGTGCGGTCAGCAGTACGGCGATTCCCACCGCGAGCCAGCACACGTAGTCGCCGAGAAGGCCCGAGTGCAGTCGACGCAACGGCAGGACGAGACGGTGGTTGAGCTGAGCGCTCCGGCGTCCACGGGATGCCCGGACCGCTGTCAGTGCCGCCGCCACCGCCAACACCGATGACACGAAACCGAGCAGCACACCCGAGCTGGTCCAGCCGGTCGACGGGGGCGTCTGGGCCGAGGGGACGGCGAACCTCAGCACGGCCCCGGTATATCCGGGCCGGCTGATGAAGAGCCGGGAAGCATCGGCCAGCGAACGTCCGACCGCCGGCAGCACGCCGACCAGCAGGCTCCCCAGCAGGAGTACGCCCGGTACGGCGAGCATCGGGAGGGGGATCTTCCGCGAAGGGCCTTGGATCTCCGGTTCCTCGCCCTCCCCTGTGGTCTCGGGCTCGCCGGGCCGCTCGGACGGAGAGGGGCCCGCACCGGTGAACACGCGCAATGTCGCCCGCAGCACCGCTCCGCCGGTGACAGCTGATACGAGGATGAACACGCCCGGGAACCACCAGAGTTCATGTTCGGAGGCGTTCTCTGCAATCGCCTTTCCCAACCCCGTCCCGAAGGGCGGTAGACCGGCCAGCGCCAGACCCCCGAGGGCGAACAGCACGCCGAGCACCGGCAGATCGCGTGCCTGGCCGTGCAGGCCGTGCTCGTCCACCGAGCCGTAGCGGTCGAGGAGTACACCGGTCAGAGCGAACAACGCCGCCTTGGCGCCCGCATGGCCGGCCACGTACAACGCCGTGCCGGCCAGCCCCTCCGGCGCGAGCAGCGCGACGCCGCTCAGGAACAGGCCGATGTGACTGATGGTGGAAAAGGCCAACAGGCGTTTGATGTTGCGTTGCTGCCAGCACATCACCGCTCCGATGAGGGCCGTGCCGACCCCGAGGGCCAGCAAGGTGGTGCGTACGGCCGGCTGTGGGATGCCGCCGGGGCCGGCGAAGACGGTCCAGTAGATCCGTGCAGTGCCGTAGACGCCGAGTTCCACCATGACGCCCGAGAGCAGCATGCAGACGGGAGTGGGGGCGACGGCGTGGGCGTCGGGCAGCCAGAAGTGGAACGGCGCCACGGCGGCCTTGACGAGAGGGCCGGTGAGCACGAGCACGAACGCGCACACCACCAGTGCGTCCCGGCCATGGTTGTCCAGCGAGCGGCCGAGCTGGGCGAGTCCGAGCTCGCCGGTCCGCGCGTACAGCAGCCCGATGCCCAGCAGGGAGCAGTACGCGGCCAGGGAGTTGACGATGCCGAAGGTGAGTGCGCCGTGCAGCGGGCGCGGGTCCTCGATCCGGTAGCCGGTGAGTGCGTAGGCCACCACGCCCATGAGCTCGAAGAAGACGAAGGCGTTGAAGAGGTCGCCGGTCAGCGCGAACCCGCACATGCCGGCTTCGAAGAGCAGGAGCAGGGCCGGGAAGGTGCCGCTCTTCTCGCCCGACGGTTCATCGAAGTAGCGCCAGGAGTAGGCGACCACGGCGAGCACCAGGGTGGCGACGAGCAGGGCGAGGCCGCTGCCGAGGCGGTCGGCGACGAGCACGATGCCGACGCTCTCGCCCTTGCTGGGTGTCCAGCCGCCGAGCCAGGACACGGCTCGGCCGTCGCCGGTCCGCGCCCAGAGCAGAGCCAGGCACATCATGTCGGCCGCTGCCAAGACGGTGGTCAGCCCATCGATGGCGAGCCTGGGCAGCCACCGCCCGGCCAGGGCCAGCACCACTGCCCCCAGCAGCGGGACAGCCACGGCGAGCGGCAGCAGCGCCTCGGTGCCCGGCACCTTGTCAGCCCCGCAGCCCGGTCAGCTGCTCGGGGTCCACCGTGCCGTGCCGTTTGCGCAGTTGAATGACCAGGGCGAGCAGCAGTGCCGTGACGGTGGCACCGACCACCACGTCGGTCAGTGCCAGGGCCTGCACGACCGGGTCGACAACCGGGGACCCAACCGGCAGGTCGGCGTACACGGGTGCGGTCGCGCCCCGCCGGTATCCGATGGCAAGCAGCAGAACATACGTCGAGGACTGCGCGACGGACAGACATCCGATCGCTTGGATCAGGTCGCGGCTGACAACCAGGCCGAAGACACCGACCAGCAGGATCCATCCCGAAACGAGGAAGGGGAAGATCGCCATCAGGCATCCTTTGCGTCGGGGGCGGCAGGTCCTCGACCGGCCTCGGAGATCTCGACGGCCTGGTCGAGAAAGCCTGCCAGCAGGACGATGACGCCCGAGCCGACCTCGATCCCGACGGCTGCGTTGATCACTGGGACCAGCCCGCCGGAGGAGAGTTGGTTGAACGTCCCCAGTGGCAGGAAGTTGTGCAGAAAGGCGCCGCTGACGATGAGTCCCGCCACCCCGAGGGCGGTGAACGCACCGGCTGCGAGCGCATCGGCGATGTCGAGCACTTCGAGCGGCCGTACCTGTTTGAGAACGAGGTAGTCCGCCGCCACGTACGCCAGGTGCAGTCCGGTGGCCAGGACAACCCCGCCCTGGAATCCGCCGCCAGGGCTGAGCTGCCCGTGCGCGACGATGTACACGCCGACGAGCAGAGTGACGGGCAGGAGCAGTGCGCCGAACAAGCGGGTGCTCGGCAGTACCCGCTCGGGCCCGGGCACATTCTTGCGCTCGTCACGGGCCAAGCGCAGCAGCATGGTTGCGCCGAGTACGGAGGCGAACAGGATCGACTCCTCGCCCAGGGTGTCGAAGGCGCGCAGGTCGAAGTTGACGGAGGAGACGGCATTGGCCGTGCGTTGCCGCAACGCCGCAGCAACAGCCCGCTCGCCGTAGGGGTGGGTGGTCGTACCAAAACTCGGAAGTCCGCTGCACGCCGCGGCGAAGCAGGCCGCGATGACGACGGCAGCCGCCCCGAACAGCCACAGCCGCGCGGTGCGGCTCACCCCCGGCCTGTCTTCCGCCGCTGTTCCGCGCCGTCGCGCCTGACCTTGCGGGCTGTCAGCAGGATGAGCAGAGGGGTCACTGCCGAGCCCACGCCGAGCTGCGAGAGCGCAACGTCAGGCGCTTGGAAGACGGTGAAAAGCAGTGCCAGGCTCAGACCGAGCAGGGAGAGCACCACGGCCTGCCGCACAGGGTCCCGTGCCAGGGCTGCCGCGGTTGCCGTTGCCGCGACGATCAGCAACGCGATCACGACCAGAACGTCTCTCACCGTCCCGGGCCCCTCTCCGTCGAACACTCCTCCAGCAGAAACGTCGTCCGGCCGATGGCCATCGTGGTCACGGTTCCGCCGGCAGCCAGCAGCAGGGCGATGACCAGAAGCTTCACCGCCGCCCGGCCCGGCCCGGTGTCCACGGCGAGGGCGAATGCGACCAGGGGCGCGCCGAGCGAGGCGGCAGGGGACAGCGCATGCAGCCGCGCATACGGGCCCGGCAGCACGGCCAGCGCGACGGCCGACAACAACATCACAGCCGAACCGGCGATCAACAGGACCAGCGACAGCAGGTGATGTGGCATCAGTACTGCTCCCCGGCCAGGAAGCGGGTGAACACCAACGTGCCCGCCGGGGCGAGCACGGCGAGGACGAGGGCGAGATCCACATAGGAAGGACGGCTGTAGCCCTGTGCCAGCAGCAGGAAGACCACGGCGATCTGCGTCCCCGCGAGATTGGCCCCGACGAGCCGCTCCTGGGCCGGCCCGCGAAATCCCAACCACAGACACGGGGCGAGGCCGGCAGTCGACAGGACCGCCGCCGCGAGCAACCAGGCGTTCACGGCGCCCCGCTGCCGGTCAGGACTCTCTCCAGCCCGGTCCTGCTCCCGAAGAGGCTGTGCACGGTGACCAGACGGCCTTCCCGCCCGGCAGGTGTGACGTCGACCGCATAGGCACCGGGAGTGGCCGAGAGCAGCGCACACGCCCACGCCGGACCGACACCGTCGCTCAGCTCTACGGTCCGGAGCGTGCCCGCGCGGCCCTTGCGCACCACGAACGCGAACAGCCGCCCGGTGTCGGCGAACAAGGCCCAAGGCCACGACCACACCGCGAGAACCCCTCGCGCGAGCCCTCCCCACCTCGCATCGGAGGCCCTGCGGACGGCACGAGCACCGACCGCGCCGAGAGCGGCCGCAGCCGCTCCAACCATAAGTTCGAGGGGTGTGACGGAGCTGATGAAGATGACATCGAGCACCAGCAACAGGCCCCACCACACCAGCACTTCCCTTGCCGCCCGCAGCTCGTCCCCGCGATTCTTTCTCATTCCGCCAGGTCTATCGCC
Proteins encoded in this region:
- a CDS encoding monovalent cation/H+ antiporter complex subunit F encodes the protein MNAWLLAAAVLSTAGLAPCLWLGFRGPAQERLVGANLAGTQIAVVFLLLAQGYSRPSYVDLALVLAVLAPAGTLVFTRFLAGEQY
- a CDS encoding monovalent cation/H(+) antiporter subunit G, which translates into the protein MPHHLLSLVLLIAGSAVMLLSAVALAVLPGPYARLHALSPAASLGAPLVAFALAVDTGPGRAAVKLLVIALLLAAGGTVTTMAIGRTTFLLEECSTERGPGR
- a CDS encoding Na(+)/H(+) antiporter subunit B gives rise to the protein MIALLIVAATATAAALARDPVRQAVVLSLLGLSLALLFTVFQAPDVALSQLGVGSAVTPLLILLTARKVRRDGAEQRRKTGRG
- a CDS encoding TetR/AcrR family transcriptional regulator encodes the protein MSAERSAWLDQGLLLLAEQGAPAVTLEQLCKRMGMSKGAFYHHFGSMPKYRTRLLDHFEARCTTAIINGVEASDTLPARERLDRLMAEATKGASPSLEVAMRAWAKQDPEAARVQERVDATRIGYLRDLCEQAGHGRPDQMAKMLYLMLVGAEHLLPPLPKSELHGMYELLLPLLDRPTS
- a CDS encoding MnhB domain-containing protein; the encoded protein is MSRTARLWLFGAAAVVIAACFAAACSGLPSFGTTTHPYGERAVAAALRQRTANAVSSVNFDLRAFDTLGEESILFASVLGATMLLRLARDERKNVPGPERVLPSTRLFGALLLPVTLLVGVYIVAHGQLSPGGGFQGGVVLATGLHLAYVAADYLVLKQVRPLEVLDIADALAAGAFTALGVAGLIVSGAFLHNFLPLGTFNQLSSGGLVPVINAAVGIEVGSGVIVLLAGFLDQAVEISEAGRGPAAPDAKDA
- a CDS encoding DUF6463 family protein, whose product is MNAYARPESRKPNARGLRLWVPRLMLAAAVVHMTVGGIAAYSRWSGIVSGGLWNTVRNDDDARMMALWFMISGIAFFGLGLLARRSVIATGTMPVEAGWILLALGIPVAVLEPVSGGWSLIAIGVLAVVTSRRDRFTMSLDRAAAQRARETVVSSAASRDTAPSE
- a CDS encoding complex I subunit 5 family protein, which encodes MPGTEALLPLAVAVPLLGAVVLALAGRWLPRLAIDGLTTVLAAADMMCLALLWARTGDGRAVSWLGGWTPSKGESVGIVLVADRLGSGLALLVATLVLAVVAYSWRYFDEPSGEKSGTFPALLLLFEAGMCGFALTGDLFNAFVFFELMGVVAYALTGYRIEDPRPLHGALTFGIVNSLAAYCSLLGIGLLYARTGELGLAQLGRSLDNHGRDALVVCAFVLVLTGPLVKAAVAPFHFWLPDAHAVAPTPVCMLLSGVMVELGVYGTARIYWTVFAGPGGIPQPAVRTTLLALGVGTALIGAVMCWQQRNIKRLLAFSTISHIGLFLSGVALLAPEGLAGTALYVAGHAGAKAALFALTGVLLDRYGSVDEHGLHGQARDLPVLGVLFALGGLALAGLPPFGTGLGKAIAENASEHELWWFPGVFILVSAVTGGAVLRATLRVFTGAGPSPSERPGEPETTGEGEEPEIQGPSRKIPLPMLAVPGVLLLGSLLVGVLPAVGRSLADASRLFISRPGYTGAVLRFAVPSAQTPPSTGWTSSGVLLGFVSSVLAVAAALTAVRASRGRRSAQLNHRLVLPLRRLHSGLLGDYVCWLAVGIAVLLTALTAQTRW
- a CDS encoding sodium:proton antiporter: MAIFPFLVSGWILLVGVFGLVVSRDLIQAIGCLSVAQSSTYVLLLAIGYRRGATAPVYADLPVGSPVVDPVVQALALTDVVVGATVTALLLALVIQLRKRHGTVDPEQLTGLRG